One Pseudocalidococcus azoricus BACA0444 DNA window includes the following coding sequences:
- a CDS encoding aminopeptidase P N-terminal domain-containing protein, whose amino-acid sequence MQADYQQRRETLKAKIGTGVAVFKSAPRAVMHNDVEYNFRQDSDFYYLTGFNEPGAVAIFAPNHSEHQFILFVRPKDLEQETWSGRRVGVDAAKDLCGADAVFPIAELDEKLPGYLETGDQIYYHLGRDEKFDQKILNHYQHLLRTLPKRGTGPVALADPTAILAPLRLIKSPSELALITRAIEITVEAHKLAREMAKPGCYEYEIQAEMERLFRLRGGDGPAYPSIVASGENACILHYTENKRQLQAGDLLLIDAGCAYGYYNADITRTFPVSRTFTDEQYILYNLVLKAQKAAIAQAWSGNTFNQVHEAAVQVIVEGLLELNLLAGDVETLMTEGKEDNKQKYRTFFMHGTSHWLGLDVHDVGLYKHNKETWVTLQPGQLLTVEPGIYIAPEVQPAEGQPEIPDKWRGLGIRIEDDVLITTGEPDILTAAVPKEIVDITN is encoded by the coding sequence ATGCAGGCAGATTATCAGCAACGGCGGGAGACCTTAAAGGCAAAAATCGGCACAGGAGTTGCGGTCTTTAAGAGCGCGCCGCGGGCGGTCATGCACAACGATGTGGAATACAACTTTCGTCAAGATAGTGACTTTTATTATCTGACTGGTTTCAATGAACCCGGAGCCGTTGCCATCTTCGCCCCTAACCATAGTGAGCATCAATTTATCCTGTTTGTCCGTCCCAAGGATTTAGAGCAAGAAACCTGGTCAGGGCGGCGGGTTGGTGTAGATGCAGCGAAAGATTTATGCGGGGCTGATGCGGTTTTTCCCATTGCCGAACTTGATGAAAAACTACCGGGCTATTTAGAAACTGGGGATCAGATTTACTATCATCTTGGTCGGGATGAAAAATTTGACCAGAAAATCCTCAACCATTATCAACACCTACTGCGAACCCTGCCCAAACGAGGCACTGGCCCAGTGGCTCTAGCAGATCCGACTGCGATTTTAGCTCCCTTGCGTTTAATCAAGTCTCCATCAGAGTTAGCCCTAATTACCCGCGCCATTGAAATTACCGTAGAAGCCCACAAGCTGGCCCGAGAGATGGCCAAACCCGGATGTTACGAGTATGAAATCCAGGCCGAGATGGAACGCCTATTTCGCCTCCGGGGGGGAGATGGGCCGGCCTATCCGTCAATTGTTGCTTCTGGGGAAAATGCCTGTATTCTGCACTATACGGAAAATAAGCGCCAACTCCAGGCCGGGGATTTACTGCTAATTGATGCGGGCTGTGCCTATGGCTACTACAACGCCGATATTACCCGTACCTTTCCCGTCAGTAGGACGTTTACCGATGAGCAATATATTCTTTACAACTTAGTGTTGAAAGCCCAAAAAGCGGCGATTGCCCAGGCCTGGAGTGGGAATACCTTTAATCAAGTCCATGAGGCGGCCGTCCAAGTGATTGTTGAGGGTCTTTTAGAACTCAATCTGTTGGCTGGGGATGTGGAAACCTTGATGACCGAGGGCAAAGAAGACAATAAACAAAAATATCGCACCTTTTTTATGCACGGCACGAGTCACTGGCTGGGCCTCGATGTCCATGATGTCGGTCTATACAAACACAACAAAGAAACTTGGGTGACACTCCAACCTGGGCAACTCCTGACCGTTGAACCCGGAATTTATATTGCTCCAGAAGTGCAACCGGCCGAAGGTCAACCAGAAATTCCAGATAAGTGGCGGGGCCTGGGAATTCGGATTGAAGATGATGTTTTAATTACTACAGGCGAACCGGATATTCTCACCGCCGCAGTTCCCAAAGAAATTGTGGACATCACCAATTGA
- the hemF gene encoding oxygen-dependent coproporphyrinogen oxidase, with protein MSAPATIPTVTSLPPDNSREQVATFLKGLQDRICQGLTTADGQGEFQEDSWTRPEGGGGRSRVIRHGGLLEQGGVNFSEVWGDHLPPSILQQRPEAEGHRFYATGTSMVLHPWNPYVPTVHLNYRYFEAGPVWWFGGGADLTPYYPFAEDAAHFHHTLKQACDPYHPDYYPVFKLWCDEYFYLKHRGESRGIGGIFFDYQDGERELYRGPDPHGLAAQLSQEKGIPPQRTWQDLFGLIKTCGNAFLDSYLPIVERRRGLEYGDRERQFQLYRRGRYVEFNLVYDRGTIFGLQTNGRTESILMSLPPLVRWEYGYQPAPNSPEAELYEIFLKPQDWVNWQPA; from the coding sequence ATGTCCGCCCCTGCCACCATACCAACTGTTACGTCTCTACCTCCCGATAATTCCCGCGAGCAAGTTGCCACCTTTTTAAAAGGCTTACAAGACCGGATTTGCCAGGGACTAACCACCGCAGACGGGCAAGGGGAGTTTCAAGAAGATAGTTGGACGCGACCGGAAGGCGGGGGGGGCCGATCTCGGGTGATTCGCCACGGCGGTTTACTGGAGCAAGGGGGAGTGAATTTCTCCGAGGTTTGGGGGGATCATCTGCCACCGTCCATTTTGCAGCAACGTCCAGAGGCTGAGGGCCATCGGTTTTATGCCACCGGAACCTCAATGGTGTTGCATCCCTGGAACCCCTATGTCCCCACTGTGCACTTGAACTACCGGTATTTTGAAGCCGGGCCCGTGTGGTGGTTTGGGGGTGGTGCAGATTTAACCCCCTACTATCCCTTTGCTGAAGATGCAGCCCATTTCCATCACACCCTCAAACAGGCCTGTGACCCATATCATCCCGATTACTATCCCGTTTTTAAGCTCTGGTGTGATGAATACTTCTATCTGAAGCATCGGGGGGAATCTCGCGGCATCGGCGGTATTTTCTTTGACTACCAAGACGGTGAACGGGAGTTGTATCGCGGCCCCGATCCCCATGGTCTGGCAGCCCAACTGAGTCAAGAAAAGGGAATTCCTCCACAACGGACTTGGCAAGACCTCTTTGGCTTAATTAAAACCTGTGGCAATGCCTTTTTAGATAGCTATTTACCCATTGTGGAACGGCGGCGAGGCCTGGAGTATGGTGACCGAGAGCGGCAATTTCAACTCTATCGGCGCGGGCGTTATGTGGAATTTAATCTGGTTTATGACCGCGGGACTATTTTTGGGTTGCAAACCAATGGCCGAACCGAATCTATCCTGATGTCTCTGCCGCCCCTAGTCCGCTGGGAATATGGCTATCAACCAGCCCCCAACTCCCCGGAAGCCGAGCTCTATGAGATTTTTCTCAAGCCTCAAGATTGGGTCAACTGGCAACCCGCCTAA
- a CDS encoding SRPBCC family protein, with product MGPHRLPKSLKLSPASWPLARTYQAISSASVDLIWKKIANLADVSWHPLIARTNVPYGLMPKPGLIFGAVSRLIPWPMQIFVERVSPEDLLSIRIMVLPGVEERVIYRMESTVCGTKITYSVLMRGWLAPLVWSLVRGYAATVANRLAMAAETDPPTKTPPPDPCLGF from the coding sequence GTGGGCCCGCATCGTTTACCTAAATCCCTCAAGTTGTCACCTGCCAGTTGGCCTCTTGCTCGGACTTACCAGGCCATTAGCTCCGCCTCTGTGGATTTGATTTGGAAAAAAATTGCCAACTTGGCGGATGTTTCTTGGCACCCGCTAATTGCCCGCACCAATGTTCCCTATGGATTAATGCCCAAGCCGGGTCTAATTTTTGGGGCCGTCAGTCGGTTAATTCCCTGGCCAATGCAGATTTTTGTGGAGCGGGTTTCCCCTGAAGATCTCCTCAGTATCCGAATTATGGTTCTGCCTGGGGTTGAGGAGCGAGTCATTTATCGGATGGAATCTACGGTCTGCGGCACAAAAATCACCTACTCGGTGTTAATGCGGGGCTGGCTCGCACCCTTAGTTTGGTCCTTAGTCCGAGGTTATGCCGCAACAGTGGCCAATCGTTTAGCTATGGCCGCAGAAACAGACCCCCCAACAAAGACCCCGCCGCCAGATCCCTGCTTAGGGTTTTGA
- a CDS encoding SDR family NAD(P)-dependent oxidoreductase — translation MPVALITGASRGIGAAFAQALAAKQYDLILSARNQAQLQAVGDPLQQQYGITVKYIVQDLSQSEAAQGIFQQVQAWGMTVDLLINNAGFGDYGEFASRDLGKFTAMIQVNITALVELTHLFLGEMQQRQQGEVLNVSSIAGFLPMPYISVYAATKAFVLHFSEALWAENYGRGITVMAVCPGPTRTEFFDVAEMTQAPGMSKGDAPEGVVKEALMALAARRSHLVSGQLQNRVVVSLPRFLPRDVLVKTLEPRFRPPA, via the coding sequence ATGCCAGTTGCATTGATTACGGGTGCATCACGGGGGATTGGAGCGGCGTTTGCTCAGGCTTTGGCAGCCAAACAGTATGACTTGATCCTTTCGGCTCGGAACCAAGCACAACTCCAGGCCGTGGGAGATCCCCTCCAACAACAATATGGAATCACTGTTAAATATATTGTTCAAGATTTAAGTCAATCGGAGGCGGCTCAAGGGATTTTTCAGCAAGTCCAGGCCTGGGGGATGACTGTTGATTTATTGATCAATAATGCTGGCTTTGGGGACTATGGGGAGTTTGCCAGCCGTGATCTAGGCAAGTTTACCGCTATGATCCAAGTGAATATTACGGCCTTGGTGGAACTGACCCACTTGTTCCTGGGGGAAATGCAACAACGGCAACAGGGGGAAGTTCTCAATGTTAGCTCCATTGCGGGTTTCCTCCCCATGCCCTACATCAGTGTTTATGCCGCCACTAAGGCTTTTGTGCTTCATTTCAGCGAAGCTCTTTGGGCCGAAAACTATGGGCGGGGAATTACAGTCATGGCGGTTTGTCCAGGCCCAACCCGAACTGAATTTTTTGATGTGGCCGAGATGACCCAAGCCCCAGGGATGTCAAAAGGGGATGCACCGGAAGGGGTTGTTAAAGAAGCATTGATGGCTCTGGCGGCGCGGCGTTCTCATCTGGTGAGCGGGCAGTTGCAAAATCGCGTTGTTGTCAGCCTCCCGCGTTTTTTGCCTAGGGATGTTCTTGTCAAAACCCTAGAGCCACGGTTTCGCCCCCCAGCTTAA
- a CDS encoding valine--pyruvate transaminase has protein sequence MNPPLSAIGQQMSHLSGVRAIMKDIIETLHAHKGKELINLSAGNPLIVPEVEQLWRDCTQELLASSEYGQVVCRYGTSQGYEPLIEAIVADFNRRYDLNLTEKNVLITPGSQTLYFYAANGYAGLTESGEMKQVVLPLSPEYTGYGGISLHPDMVTAYRPRLDIDVARHRFKYRPDFEQLKIDQSTGCVIFSRPCNPTGNVLTDLEVRQIADQALPYGVPVFVDAAYGPPFPSLNFTELNPIFGSNLVHCLSLSKAGLPGERVGVAIGDASLLRVLEAFQTNACIHASRYGQAIAALAIANGALAQVSTEVIRPFYQAKFTILESTLAEYLSPELPWFLHQGEGGIFAWLWLQDLPISDWELYQRLKQVGVIVVPGSSFFPGLREDWPHKQECIRISLTAGDTEIATGMKRLAQTIIQVYQEASRPMIATLKY, from the coding sequence ATGAACCCACCCCTTTCAGCCATTGGTCAGCAAATGTCCCATTTGTCGGGGGTGCGGGCAATCATGAAAGATATTATTGAAACCCTCCATGCCCACAAGGGTAAAGAACTCATTAATCTCAGTGCGGGTAATCCCTTAATCGTTCCCGAAGTTGAGCAACTCTGGCGGGATTGTACCCAAGAACTCTTAGCCAGTTCTGAATATGGGCAAGTGGTTTGTCGCTATGGCACAAGTCAAGGCTATGAACCGCTGATTGAAGCCATTGTCGCTGATTTTAACCGCCGCTACGATCTCAATCTAACGGAGAAGAATGTTTTAATTACCCCCGGTAGTCAAACACTCTATTTTTATGCAGCCAACGGTTATGCTGGGCTAACGGAATCCGGGGAGATGAAGCAGGTGGTGCTGCCCCTCAGCCCAGAATATACTGGCTATGGCGGCATTAGCTTACATCCCGATATGGTGACCGCCTATCGCCCCCGTTTAGACATAGATGTTGCGCGGCATCGCTTTAAGTACCGTCCAGACTTTGAACAACTGAAAATTGACCAGAGTACGGGCTGTGTGATCTTTTCTCGTCCCTGTAACCCCACAGGCAATGTTTTAACTGATTTGGAAGTTCGGCAAATTGCTGACCAGGCCTTGCCCTATGGTGTGCCCGTATTTGTGGATGCTGCCTATGGCCCGCCCTTTCCCAGCCTCAACTTTACGGAACTCAATCCCATTTTTGGCTCGAATCTAGTCCATTGTCTGAGTCTTTCCAAAGCTGGCCTGCCAGGGGAACGGGTGGGAGTAGCCATTGGGGATGCCTCGCTCCTGCGAGTGTTAGAAGCCTTTCAAACTAACGCCTGTATTCACGCCTCCCGATACGGCCAGGCCATTGCTGCGCTAGCGATTGCCAATGGAGCATTAGCCCAGGTATCCACAGAGGTGATCCGCCCCTTCTACCAGGCCAAGTTTACAATCCTCGAATCAACCTTAGCAGAGTATTTATCCCCAGAATTACCCTGGTTTCTCCATCAAGGGGAGGGGGGAATTTTTGCCTGGCTCTGGTTGCAAGACTTACCAATTTCGGATTGGGAGTTGTACCAGCGGCTCAAGCAAGTCGGGGTGATTGTCGTCCCTGGCAGTTCTTTTTTCCCAGGCCTGCGGGAGGATTGGCCCCATAAACAGGAATGTATTCGCATTAGCCTCACCGCCGGAGATACTGAAATTGCCACGGGGATGAAACGCTTGGCCCAAACCATTATCCAGGTCTATCAGGAAGCATCCCGGCCGATGATAGCCACTCTGAAGTACTAG